The following coding sequences lie in one Niabella agricola genomic window:
- a CDS encoding tail fiber domain-containing protein: protein MKLQLFLILLMIAGLSTNVRAQVPKQFAFQGVARNSNGQAVANKAISVRFTIHQGAETGGQVFQETHNPTTNASGVFNVAIGSKSTSILQNMFQSINWSNAVAYYLQVEIDPAGGSAFVTVSTTQLLSVPYAFAAARLVASGSTVLSVTGSTMGEGTSAMGNNALAIGSGTTAAGDQSFAGGIGSRATNDGAVAIGRGNKATGINTIALGRFVEVPGNFSTAIGNYTNVAGGSAIAIGNNVEANADYSFVIGNGAAARHTGAFIIADFRPNMALLPSSSAADNEMTMRFGGGYRLFTSPTGDGSTAGVTLGANGNSWASISDSTKKENYQATNGAALLSKIKGMKLGSWNYKGQDKQQYRHYGPMAQEFHSLFGHDGVGTIGNDTTIASADIDGVMMIALQTLTKQAEALENRVRQVEQLAAANKKLQRRLQQLEATRKQK from the coding sequence ATGAAGCTTCAATTATTTTTAATCCTTCTCATGATCGCTGGTCTGTCAACGAATGTGAGGGCACAGGTGCCGAAACAATTTGCATTCCAGGGCGTGGCCCGCAACAGTAACGGGCAAGCAGTAGCCAATAAAGCAATTTCCGTACGGTTCACCATCCACCAGGGAGCCGAAACCGGCGGCCAGGTGTTCCAGGAAACCCATAATCCAACTACCAACGCTTCCGGCGTATTCAATGTGGCCATCGGCAGTAAGAGCACCAGCATACTCCAGAATATGTTTCAAAGTATTAACTGGAGCAATGCAGTAGCCTATTACCTGCAGGTAGAAATAGATCCTGCCGGTGGCAGTGCCTTTGTTACCGTCAGCACTACCCAATTGCTTAGTGTCCCGTACGCTTTTGCAGCAGCCAGGTTGGTGGCATCCGGGTCCACCGTTTTATCTGTAACCGGCAGCACCATGGGTGAGGGAACCAGTGCTATGGGAAACAATGCACTGGCGATCGGGTCGGGTACTACGGCAGCGGGTGATCAATCTTTTGCCGGGGGTATCGGCTCCCGTGCCACAAACGACGGCGCTGTTGCCATAGGACGCGGCAACAAGGCTACCGGAATAAACACGATAGCACTTGGCAGGTTTGTTGAGGTTCCCGGCAATTTCTCAACCGCCATAGGAAACTATACCAACGTCGCAGGTGGTTCTGCTATCGCTATTGGCAACAATGTTGAAGCCAATGCCGACTATTCGTTTGTCATTGGGAATGGTGCAGCAGCCAGGCACACCGGAGCTTTCATTATTGCAGATTTCCGCCCGAATATGGCACTTTTACCCAGCAGCAGTGCTGCCGACAATGAAATGACCATGCGTTTTGGTGGCGGCTACCGGCTTTTTACATCACCAACCGGCGATGGCAGCACCGCCGGTGTTACCCTGGGGGCCAACGGTAACAGCTGGGCCAGTATATCCGATAGCACAAAAAAAGAAAATTACCAAGCCACCAACGGCGCCGCGTTACTCTCCAAAATAAAAGGCATGAAGCTGGGCAGCTGGAACTACAAGGGCCAGGACAAACAGCAGTATCGCCATTACGGCCCCATGGCCCAGGAATTCCACAGCCTGTTTGGCCATGATGGCGTGGGCACCATCGGCAACGATACCACCATTGCCAGCGCGGATATCGATGGCGTAATGATGATTGCCTTGCAAACACTGACCAAACAAGCTGAAGCACTGGAAAACCGGGTAAGGCAGGTAGAACAATTAGCAGCAGCCAATAAAAAATTACAGCGCAGGCTGCAACAGTTAGAAGCAACAAGAAAACAAAAATAA
- a CDS encoding tail fiber domain-containing protein, with protein sequence MKLNLFLLLLLTMGWSVTATAQVPTAFAFQGVARNTNGQAAANKTVSVRFTIHQGAETGGQVFQETHNPTTNGAGVFNVAIGSKSAGTFQDMFQNINWSNAVAYYLQVEIDPAGGSSFTTISTTQLLSVPYAFAAGRLVAQGSTVLSYTGTTIGSSSNKALASEAVAIGYNAEASALLAFAAGKEVKATGIESFAMGSNVEATAGAARAFGFDAHATGTYSTALGNNVTTNSFKGSFIIGDYRPSWSTGNTAENQMAMRFGGGYRFYTGTAGNGFGIGVSLDPNGNSWASISDSTKKENYSAANGSTFLSKIKGMKLGSWNYKGQNKQLYRHYGPMAQEFHSLFGNDGVGIIGNDTTIAGADIDGVMMIALQTLAKQTETLQHQVKQLAEANKKLQQRVAQLAATKKEH encoded by the coding sequence ATGAAACTGAATTTATTCTTACTCCTTCTCCTGACCATGGGTTGGTCAGTGACCGCCACAGCGCAGGTACCCACGGCATTTGCGTTCCAGGGCGTGGCCCGCAATACGAACGGACAAGCCGCAGCCAATAAGACGGTTTCTGTTCGGTTCACCATCCACCAGGGAGCAGAAACCGGTGGACAGGTGTTCCAGGAAACCCATAATCCCACGACCAATGGCGCCGGTGTATTCAATGTGGCCATCGGCAGTAAGAGCGCCGGCACTTTTCAGGATATGTTTCAAAATATTAACTGGAGCAACGCAGTGGCCTATTATCTGCAGGTAGAAATAGACCCGGCAGGCGGCAGTAGCTTCACGACCATCAGCACCACCCAATTGCTTAGTGTACCTTACGCTTTTGCAGCAGGCAGGTTGGTGGCACAGGGTTCTACCGTTTTATCCTATACAGGTACTACTATCGGATCTTCCAGCAACAAAGCACTGGCAAGCGAAGCTGTCGCTATTGGTTATAACGCGGAGGCCAGCGCGTTACTTGCTTTTGCTGCGGGAAAAGAGGTTAAAGCCACAGGGATAGAATCGTTTGCCATGGGCAGTAATGTGGAAGCTACTGCAGGCGCCGCCAGGGCCTTTGGCTTCGACGCACATGCTACAGGCACTTATTCAACCGCCCTGGGTAATAATGTAACCACCAATTCATTCAAAGGTTCCTTTATTATCGGCGATTACAGACCCTCCTGGAGCACCGGGAATACAGCCGAAAATCAAATGGCGATGCGCTTTGGTGGAGGATACCGGTTTTATACGGGAACCGCAGGTAACGGTTTTGGCATCGGCGTTTCACTGGATCCCAACGGCAATAGCTGGGCCAGTATATCCGACAGTACAAAGAAAGAAAATTATTCAGCTGCAAACGGCTCCACGTTTCTCTCCAAAATAAAAGGCATGAAGCTGGGCAGCTGGAACTACAAGGGACAGAACAAACAACTGTACCGGCATTACGGTCCCATGGCGCAGGAATTTCACAGCCTGTTTGGCAATGATGGCGTGGGCATCATCGGCAATGATACCACTATTGCCGGCGCCGACATCGACGGTGTAATGATGATCGCATTGCAAACGTTGGCAAAGCAAACAGAAACATTACAACACCAGGTAAAACAATTAGCGGAAGCCAATAAAAAACTGCAGCAACGCGTAGCGCAACTGGCAGCCACCAAAAAAGAACATTAA
- a CDS encoding tail fiber domain-containing protein has product MKLKLFLLLSAIGLVITGKAQVPAKFAFQGLARNSSGQAVANKAISVRFTIHEGSEAGATVFQETHTPTTNANGVFNVAVGSGVAGGGAENLITIKWAAATYYLQVEIDPAGGSAYTTISTSQLLSVPYAIWAGRVAVPFSTVTEFTGATLNGASNKALAEMATAMGNFTTASGTGAVAMGIGTTASGIVSTSMGNATKATGDYALATGSSTEASGEASLTAGKGSKATNANAVAMGNEAQANGNTSFALGSQSIASASSSFAIGSAVTASGQNALALGYYTVANGARSTAMGSYVSTNGYGGSFIIGDNRSVALNSSAANQMTMRFAGGYRLFTSPTGDGSTVGVTLGANSNSWSSISDSTKKENYLAANGAAFLSKIKGMKLGSWNYKGQDKAQYRHYGPMAQEFYSLFGNDGTGIIGNDTTIASADIDGVMMIALQALIKESAAMRQQVTQLNEANKALLKRVQQLEAARKEN; this is encoded by the coding sequence ATGAAATTGAAACTATTCCTGCTTCTTTCAGCCATTGGCCTGGTTATAACAGGTAAGGCACAAGTTCCTGCAAAATTTGCCTTCCAGGGTCTGGCCCGCAACAGCAGCGGGCAGGCCGTTGCCAATAAAGCCATCTCCGTACGGTTCACCATTCATGAAGGTTCGGAAGCCGGTGCAACGGTATTCCAGGAAACACATACCCCCACTACCAATGCCAACGGTGTATTTAATGTAGCCGTAGGTAGCGGAGTGGCGGGTGGCGGAGCTGAAAACCTGATAACAATAAAATGGGCTGCCGCTACCTATTATCTACAGGTGGAAATAGACCCGGCTGGTGGCAGCGCCTATACCACCATCAGCACCAGTCAGCTACTCAGCGTACCCTATGCGATTTGGGCCGGGCGGGTGGCCGTGCCTTTCTCAACGGTTACTGAATTTACCGGCGCCACCCTGAACGGAGCAAGCAATAAAGCCCTTGCTGAAATGGCCACGGCAATGGGTAATTTTACCACCGCCTCAGGTACGGGGGCCGTTGCGATGGGCATAGGCACCACCGCATCCGGAATAGTATCTACCAGCATGGGAAACGCTACAAAAGCCACGGGCGATTATGCACTCGCCACCGGCTCCAGTACCGAAGCTTCTGGTGAAGCTTCATTGACTGCTGGAAAAGGGAGCAAGGCTACCAATGCCAATGCTGTTGCAATGGGGAATGAAGCGCAGGCTAACGGGAACACCTCATTCGCCCTGGGTTCGCAATCCATTGCTTCGGCATCCTCATCATTTGCAATAGGGTCTGCAGTAACCGCATCCGGACAAAATGCGCTGGCATTAGGCTATTATACTGTCGCAAACGGTGCGCGCTCTACTGCCATGGGTAGCTATGTAAGTACCAACGGTTATGGCGGCTCTTTTATTATTGGAGATAACAGGTCTGTTGCCCTTAACAGCAGTGCCGCTAATCAAATGACCATGCGCTTCGCAGGCGGCTACCGGCTTTTTACATCACCAACCGGCGATGGCAGCACAGTCGGTGTTACCCTGGGGGCAAACAGCAATAGCTGGTCCAGTATATCCGACAGCACAAAAAAAGAAAACTATTTAGCAGCAAACGGCGCAGCCTTTCTTTCCAAAATAAAGGGCATGAAACTGGGCAGCTGGAATTACAAAGGACAGGATAAAGCGCAGTACCGTCACTACGGACCTATGGCACAGGAATTTTACAGCCTCTTCGGCAATGACGGCACCGGCATCATCGGCAACGACACCACCATTGCCAGCGCCGATATCGATGGGGTAATGATGATTGCATTGCAGGCCCTGATCAAAGAATCAGCAGCAATGAGACAGCAGGTAACGCAATTGAATGAAGCCAATAAAGCACTCCTGAAACGGGTGCAACAACTGGAAGCCGCAAGAAAAGAAAACTGA
- a CDS encoding DUF4595 domain-containing protein, with amino-acid sequence MKNLLIVLLTAAMFGCKKEKVPVPEEKALSLQIAEMQYSLNGQTPEVTNITYDAQGRISAYTKGDKKYLFNYKTPTTLQVNRYKISDNTLTQTINCILNAAGAIITEEYRDVPNNAVIYTYQYSYNIDGYLVLVEGFSSSSTHQVEFLYSNGQLMQAKYYNDNVYKSIAHFKYDTSIADKTNLPYWWNWPSSTLFGKPQQYALVETKEFDMANKPVQHWTNSFLYDATAKVLTETRQSQLNNNVQQLRYRFQ; translated from the coding sequence ATGAAAAATTTATTGATCGTACTGCTGACCGCAGCAATGTTCGGCTGTAAAAAAGAAAAAGTTCCGGTACCGGAAGAAAAGGCTCTTTCATTACAGATTGCGGAAATGCAATATAGCCTTAATGGCCAAACTCCTGAAGTTACTAACATAACCTATGATGCACAGGGGCGGATCAGTGCGTATACCAAAGGAGACAAAAAGTATCTCTTTAACTACAAAACACCTACTACACTACAGGTAAACCGTTATAAAATCAGTGACAACACCCTGACACAAACGATTAATTGTATTCTAAATGCAGCGGGCGCTATTATAACGGAAGAATATAGGGACGTACCCAATAACGCCGTTATTTATACTTATCAGTATAGCTACAACATCGATGGCTACCTTGTCCTTGTTGAAGGTTTTAGCAGTAGCAGCACGCACCAAGTGGAATTCCTGTACAGCAACGGACAGCTCATGCAAGCAAAATACTATAACGACAACGTGTATAAGTCCATTGCGCATTTCAAATACGATACATCCATTGCAGATAAAACAAACCTTCCCTATTGGTGGAACTGGCCTTCATCCACCCTTTTTGGAAAGCCTCAGCAATACGCGCTGGTTGAAACAAAAGAATTTGATATGGCTAACAAACCGGTACAGCACTGGACCAACAGCTTTCTGTATGACGCGACTGCAAAAGTTTTGACGGAAACCAGGCAGTCGCAATTGAACAATAATGTGCAGCAATTACGATACCGCTTTCAATAA
- a CDS encoding ligand-binding sensor domain-containing protein: MRVWGTVLLLLCLPKLIAAQPNRFFFRKLTVANGLNDGGILAIAQDSRGFMWFSTKAGLNRFDGESVKTYSFVPGDPGSLPTSLSRCMSVDSSGGFLVGVEDGMLEYSVIADRFVPVKALADTWVTHIFPFDKHTVYLGTRNGLVKYNPLTKAAFFYNKVKDTTWPKTIYQLERKGGFLYVAGGTGLFRLNMATDQLQKIPLPVPATARVVATAIDHNSRFWITTRNPNLLLRFSADFKTFENYSRYIESENSTLVNFSAMIADRSGRIWISTHLDGLMLYNEQTNAFEHFLHDPLQNWTPSTNLHSALYCDREGRIWVGGNNGINYFNPDKTLFHIIPAFDHDRDKRNRRVARVAAEDHDGHLWFGTLDGLVRYDPRSGNYKEWNNRKGRPDMLHYNSIRGIVCDDAGDIWIATGHGINKYNQKTGNMIFYKTKDSIPEVFYFSADKDRQGNIWFASRDEDGFYYYAPEEQKFRSIRSVPGLNVFTGEGGRKLFQDSKGRYWLGFNGSGLGMYDPAAGKHYWWKASAAPGSIAGNSVVDIKEDKKGQVWISTFTGLSAIDPVTLQVTNYNQANGLANNSTGPLAIDNQNRVWIGTAGGLILLDSSRRYFTSFGLQQGLPSVDFPEHAAATLSNGEILMPTQNGFIRFAAAAFKKENKSLAPFFTTLGISGSKQEQLLTSFIHLKHDENFFTIGFAAVNYDNPEDTWYAYRLEGIDDDWKYTRNRFADYTKIPGGNYTFRLKASTDRAYWNIPEQVLHIRIDTPFYKTSWFRPFLLLLVAAAVVAFYRYRMRQKEKLLELQGKAQLLEKEKAMVMYESLKQQLNPHFLFNSLTSLSGLIDTDRKMANGFLEQMSRIYRYILKNRDSELVTLREELAFVQTYIQLQKTRFKEGLHIAIAVDEEYGSRKIVPVTLQNLTENVIKHNIIDPDVPLCISFSTANGYLLVKNNLQKKHMVETSNKQGLASLQVLYAYLTDKPILIEETREEFRIYIPLIES; encoded by the coding sequence ATGAGAGTATGGGGTACCGTATTACTGCTCCTGTGCCTACCCAAACTTATAGCTGCGCAGCCAAACCGCTTCTTTTTCCGGAAACTCACGGTGGCAAACGGGTTGAACGACGGAGGCATTCTTGCCATTGCGCAGGATAGCAGGGGTTTTATGTGGTTCTCAACAAAAGCCGGGTTGAACCGCTTTGATGGCGAATCGGTAAAAACCTACAGCTTCGTTCCCGGAGACCCGGGCTCGCTTCCCACATCACTTTCCCGGTGCATGTCGGTCGACAGCAGCGGGGGTTTCCTGGTAGGTGTGGAAGACGGAATGCTTGAATATAGTGTAATTGCCGACCGGTTTGTTCCGGTTAAAGCACTCGCAGATACCTGGGTAACCCATATATTCCCTTTTGACAAGCATACGGTTTACCTGGGTACGCGGAACGGACTGGTAAAATACAATCCTTTAACGAAAGCAGCTTTTTTTTACAATAAGGTAAAGGATACCACCTGGCCTAAAACGATTTACCAGCTGGAACGGAAAGGCGGCTTTCTTTATGTTGCCGGCGGCACCGGCCTCTTTCGTCTGAATATGGCTACCGACCAGCTGCAAAAGATCCCCCTGCCGGTGCCGGCAACCGCAAGGGTGGTTGCAACGGCTATCGATCACAATAGCCGGTTCTGGATCACTACCCGGAACCCCAACTTGTTGCTAAGATTTTCCGCAGACTTTAAGACCTTCGAAAATTACAGCCGGTATATCGAATCGGAAAACAGTACCCTGGTTAATTTTTCCGCAATGATAGCCGACCGTTCCGGCCGTATATGGATCAGCACGCACCTGGATGGGTTAATGTTGTACAACGAGCAAACCAATGCATTTGAACACTTCCTGCACGACCCGTTGCAGAACTGGACCCCTTCCACCAACCTGCACAGCGCACTTTACTGCGACCGGGAAGGCCGTATATGGGTGGGCGGGAACAACGGCATCAACTATTTTAACCCGGATAAAACATTGTTTCATATCATACCGGCATTTGATCATGACCGCGATAAAAGGAACCGCAGGGTAGCCCGGGTGGCTGCAGAAGACCACGATGGCCATCTCTGGTTCGGTACATTGGATGGCCTTGTCCGGTATGATCCCCGCTCTGGTAATTATAAAGAATGGAATAACCGGAAAGGCCGTCCCGATATGCTGCACTACAATTCCATCCGGGGCATTGTATGTGATGATGCCGGTGATATCTGGATCGCCACTGGTCATGGCATTAATAAATATAACCAGAAGACGGGCAACATGATCTTTTATAAGACAAAGGATTCCATCCCCGAGGTCTTTTATTTTTCTGCGGATAAAGATCGCCAGGGCAATATCTGGTTTGCTTCGCGCGATGAGGATGGCTTCTACTATTATGCTCCGGAGGAGCAAAAGTTCCGCAGCATCCGGTCTGTGCCCGGGCTAAATGTATTTACCGGGGAGGGCGGACGAAAATTATTCCAGGACAGTAAGGGGCGGTACTGGCTGGGATTTAACGGCAGCGGCCTCGGCATGTATGATCCGGCTGCAGGGAAACACTACTGGTGGAAGGCCTCCGCAGCACCGGGCAGTATTGCCGGCAATTCCGTTGTAGATATAAAGGAAGACAAAAAAGGCCAGGTATGGATAAGCACGTTTACCGGTCTGTCTGCAATTGATCCCGTAACACTTCAGGTAACGAATTATAACCAGGCCAACGGCTTGGCCAACAACAGCACGGGTCCCCTTGCGATTGATAATCAAAACAGGGTTTGGATCGGCACTGCCGGCGGACTGATACTGCTGGACAGCAGCCGCAGGTATTTCACTTCGTTTGGATTGCAGCAGGGACTTCCTTCCGTTGACTTCCCGGAGCATGCTGCTGCTACCTTAAGCAACGGCGAAATACTGATGCCCACTCAAAATGGCTTTATCCGGTTTGCAGCTGCAGCATTTAAAAAAGAAAACAAATCACTGGCCCCGTTTTTTACAACACTGGGGATATCCGGCAGCAAGCAAGAGCAACTGCTTACCTCTTTCATTCATTTAAAACACGATGAAAACTTTTTTACAATCGGCTTTGCCGCCGTTAACTATGACAACCCGGAGGACACCTGGTATGCCTACCGGCTGGAGGGCATCGATGATGACTGGAAATATACCCGGAACCGCTTCGCAGATTATACCAAGATTCCCGGAGGAAACTACACATTCCGCCTGAAGGCATCTACAGACAGGGCGTACTGGAATATCCCGGAGCAGGTACTTCATATCCGCATTGACACTCCATTTTATAAAACCAGCTGGTTTCGTCCGTTTCTATTGCTCTTGGTTGCTGCTGCTGTAGTTGCTTTTTATCGCTACCGTATGCGCCAGAAAGAGAAGCTATTGGAGCTTCAGGGCAAAGCACAGCTGCTGGAAAAAGAAAAGGCAATGGTAATGTATGAAAGCTTAAAGCAGCAGTTGAACCCGCATTTCCTCTTCAACTCGCTTACTTCACTGTCCGGCCTTATCGATACCGACCGGAAAATGGCCAACGGTTTCCTGGAACAGATGTCCAGGATCTACCGTTATATTTTAAAAAACAGGGATAGCGAGCTGGTAACGCTCCGGGAAGAACTGGCTTTTGTACAAACCTACATACAGCTGCAAAAAACAAGATTCAAAGAAGGATTACACATAGCCATTGCAGTGGATGAAGAATATGGCTCTCGGAAAATTGTACCGGTCACCCTGCAAAATCTTACGGAGAATGTCATCAAACACAATATCATTGATCCGGATGTGCCGCTGTGCATCAGCTTCTCAACGGCGAACGGGTACCTGCTGGTAAAAAACAACCTCCAAAAAAAACACATGGTGGAAACATCCAATAAACAAGGGCTGGCAAGCCTCCAGGTGCTTTATGCCTACCTTACGGATAAACCCATCCTGATCGAAGAAACCAGGGAGGAATTCCGCATTTATATTCCCCTTATCGAATCTTAA
- a CDS encoding LytR/AlgR family response regulator transcription factor, which produces MKAIIIEDEAIIAQVLQNKIRHADPSIDIIKIIPSLKIAKKWFMQNEEPDILFMDIQLSDGVSFELFEHFQLKCPIVFTTAYDEFAIRAFKVNGVDYLLKPVNEEELQKAIEKCRAVIQQRKPMVADITELMKALSHPQLAVKKYKERFVASIRNQWMPIPVTDIAFFAKEVLHYLYLFNGDRYLLDSASLDDVEEVLDPDRFYRANRQYIINIDAVQAVKPVEHSKLRIRLKEPNHKFEIDMSRERAPVFKKWMGK; this is translated from the coding sequence ATGAAAGCAATCATTATAGAAGACGAAGCAATCATTGCACAGGTGCTGCAAAACAAAATACGCCACGCAGATCCGTCTATCGACATCATCAAGATCATTCCCAGTCTGAAAATTGCCAAAAAATGGTTCATGCAAAATGAAGAGCCCGATATCCTATTTATGGATATCCAGCTCAGTGACGGCGTCAGCTTTGAGCTCTTTGAGCATTTTCAATTAAAATGCCCCATCGTGTTTACCACCGCCTATGATGAATTTGCCATCCGTGCTTTTAAGGTCAACGGGGTGGATTACCTTCTGAAGCCCGTCAACGAGGAGGAGCTGCAAAAAGCTATTGAAAAATGCAGGGCAGTCATTCAGCAACGAAAACCAATGGTTGCCGATATTACCGAATTAATGAAGGCCCTTTCACACCCGCAACTAGCCGTAAAAAAGTACAAGGAACGGTTTGTTGCCAGCATCCGCAATCAATGGATGCCTATACCTGTTACCGACATTGCTTTTTTTGCCAAAGAAGTGCTTCATTATCTGTACCTGTTTAACGGCGACCGGTATTTGCTGGACAGCGCCTCTCTTGATGACGTTGAAGAAGTGCTCGATCCGGATCGCTTCTATCGCGCCAACCGGCAATACATTATTAATATCGATGCTGTACAGGCCGTTAAACCGGTGGAGCATTCAAAACTCCGGATCCGGCTGAAAGAGCCCAACCATAAATTCGAGATCGACATGAGTCGGGAACGGGCGCCTGTTTTTAAAAAATGGATGGGCAAATAG
- a CDS encoding sulfatase family protein, producing MKWIKITGWMLALSLPLMAAAQQATGAKKRPNIVYIMSDDHGYQAVSAYGYGLNHTPNIDRLAKEGVMFTQATVTNSLCAPSRAVLLTGKHSFINGKIDNEARFDWNQDNFAKQLQQHGYQTALIGKIHMDGLPQGFDYSAVLIDQGEYYNPNFIINGKKQQVPGYVTDLTTDMTLDWIAKRDTSKPFCVLFHQKAPHREWLPALRHIAAYTKLNVKEPVTLFDDYKGRGTAARTAEMNILKDMNWAGDSKIPPAMMDELGLKQTLTWDKAAYNNNLGRMTSDERKTWDAVYGPIMADFKKRYPTMSKADLMRWRYQRYMQDYLGTVAAVDDGVGRLLDFLKANGLDENTIVIYTSDQGFYLGEHGWFDKRFMYEESLRTPLLIRYPAEIPQGKRSASLVQNLDFAPTILDYAGIAVPGDMQGRSFRKLLNGKDTSWRDAIYYTYYEYPSIHMVKRHYGVRTNRYKLIHFYYDVDEWELYDLQKDPHEMKNVYRDPAYAGVRKHLHKKLEELRKQYKDSDANDQRFLPAIKKK from the coding sequence ATGAAGTGGATAAAAATCACAGGGTGGATGCTGGCCTTATCATTACCGTTAATGGCGGCCGCACAACAGGCTACGGGGGCAAAGAAACGCCCGAATATCGTATACATTATGAGCGATGATCATGGATACCAGGCGGTGAGCGCCTACGGGTACGGATTGAATCATACGCCCAATATCGACCGGCTCGCCAAAGAGGGTGTAATGTTTACACAGGCAACGGTTACCAATTCGCTCTGCGCCCCCAGCCGCGCGGTATTGCTCACGGGCAAGCATAGCTTTATCAATGGAAAGATTGATAACGAAGCCCGCTTTGACTGGAACCAGGATAATTTTGCCAAGCAATTACAGCAACATGGATACCAGACGGCACTGATCGGTAAAATACATATGGATGGACTGCCCCAGGGTTTTGATTATTCAGCGGTGCTGATTGACCAGGGTGAATACTACAATCCCAATTTTATCATCAACGGAAAAAAACAGCAGGTACCGGGTTATGTAACCGACCTTACCACCGATATGACGCTGGACTGGATCGCGAAGCGCGATACTTCCAAACCGTTTTGTGTACTATTTCATCAAAAGGCCCCGCATCGCGAATGGCTGCCCGCCCTGCGCCATATTGCAGCATACACAAAATTGAATGTAAAAGAGCCGGTTACTTTGTTTGATGATTATAAAGGACGTGGCACTGCCGCCCGTACGGCTGAGATGAACATCCTGAAGGATATGAACTGGGCAGGCGATAGCAAGATACCGCCGGCAATGATGGATGAGCTGGGGCTGAAACAAACCCTTACCTGGGATAAGGCGGCCTATAATAATAACCTGGGACGGATGACATCGGATGAGCGTAAGACATGGGATGCCGTATATGGCCCCATTATGGCCGATTTTAAAAAACGATACCCCACCATGTCGAAAGCTGATCTGATGCGCTGGAGGTATCAGCGTTATATGCAGGACTACCTGGGCACTGTGGCAGCAGTGGATGACGGGGTGGGCCGGTTGCTGGATTTTTTAAAAGCAAACGGGCTGGATGAAAATACCATCGTGATTTATACTTCTGACCAGGGGTTTTACCTGGGGGAACATGGCTGGTTTGATAAGCGCTTTATGTATGAAGAATCGCTGCGTACGCCGTTGCTGATCCGTTACCCGGCCGAAATACCTCAGGGCAAACGATCGGCTTCACTGGTGCAAAACCTGGATTTTGCACCGACAATTTTAGATTACGCGGGCATAGCCGTTCCGGGAGATATGCAGGGGCGATCCTTCCGGAAATTGCTGAACGGAAAAGATACTTCCTGGCGGGATGCCATTTATTATACCTACTATGAGTATCCTTCCATTCATATGGTAAAGCGGCATTACGGGGTACGTACCAACCGGTATAAACTGATTCATTTTTATTATGATGTGGATGAATGGGAGCTGTACGATCTTCAAAAAGATCCACATGAAATGAAGAACGTATACCGGGATCCTGCTTATGCAGGTGTACGGAAGCACCTGCATAAAAAGCTGGAGGAGCTCCGGAAACAATATAAGGACTCAGACGCAAATGATCAGCGTTTTTTACCGGCCATCAAAAAGAAATAA